Proteins encoded in a region of the Leptolyngbya sp. CCY15150 genome:
- a CDS encoding HEAT repeat domain-containing protein: MESSSAERERSRYDGKHPKSHVIVKVRLLSVLMVQGNQSNASGSIPEPLRALHSYLQQREGSAQADPTDADAVMQWALRTLDTADFGERWDIAKLLSQCGAVAIAPILERLQRLDEDDWELQWYLIRVLGDCRHPDAMSVLAEQLRTTDHADIAQAAAIALANMGAPAIPVLAQLLEVPELRLRVVQALAQLSDVAVVSVLQTVVDDPTPSVRAAVLEALAQYNDESTVAALIQGLADHHAEVRRAAAAGLGRCAPKVDSSELVDKLGDLLADLNLEVAGQAAMTLGRLATDDAVAALTQPLRSPHTPAPLLTHVIHALGWIATPTALQQLAEFLHMAWQEPHRHRTDTVCGEAIAMISQVTDKSLTPTAATLLIQVLQEGGDRLSPILRQRLALGLGRLQEAIALDPLVQLLTDTHAGVQLHAIAALKLLPGSTAYDHLQDLAQEADLDPDLAQGVAIALREWHR, translated from the coding sequence ATGGAATCGTCATCAGCAGAACGGGAGCGATCGCGGTACGATGGAAAGCACCCCAAATCTCATGTCATCGTCAAGGTTCGCCTGCTTTCAGTGCTTATGGTGCAAGGTAATCAGTCCAATGCCTCCGGTTCTATCCCAGAACCCTTGCGGGCGCTTCACAGTTATTTGCAACAGCGCGAAGGTTCTGCCCAGGCGGATCCGACGGATGCGGATGCGGTGATGCAGTGGGCGCTGCGAACGTTAGATACGGCAGATTTTGGAGAGCGGTGGGATATTGCCAAGCTGTTGTCTCAATGTGGGGCGGTGGCGATCGCCCCAATTTTAGAGCGTCTGCAACGGTTGGATGAGGATGATTGGGAACTGCAATGGTACTTGATTCGAGTCCTGGGAGATTGTCGCCATCCTGACGCTATGTCGGTTCTGGCGGAGCAGTTGCGAACCACCGATCATGCTGATATTGCCCAAGCGGCTGCGATCGCCCTTGCCAATATGGGTGCTCCAGCCATTCCCGTGCTAGCCCAGCTCTTGGAGGTACCGGAACTGCGGCTGCGGGTGGTGCAAGCCTTAGCTCAGTTATCTGACGTGGCGGTGGTGTCTGTGCTGCAAACCGTGGTGGATGATCCGACCCCATCTGTGCGGGCGGCAGTGCTGGAGGCGTTGGCGCAGTATAACGATGAAAGCACTGTGGCGGCGCTGATCCAGGGATTAGCGGATCATCATGCAGAAGTGCGGCGGGCCGCGGCGGCGGGGCTAGGACGCTGTGCGCCCAAGGTAGATTCTTCAGAGTTAGTGGATAAGCTAGGAGACCTACTGGCTGATTTAAACCTAGAGGTGGCCGGGCAGGCCGCCATGACCCTTGGTCGATTGGCTACAGACGATGCGGTGGCGGCGTTAACCCAACCATTGCGATCGCCCCATACGCCCGCGCCCTTACTGACCCATGTGATTCATGCCCTCGGTTGGATAGCTACACCCACTGCTCTGCAACAGTTAGCGGAGTTTCTACACATGGCTTGGCAAGAACCCCATCGCCATCGCACGGATACGGTTTGTGGGGAAGCGATCGCCATGATATCTCAGGTGACGGATAAATCCTTGACACCAACGGCGGCGACGCTGCTGATTCAGGTCTTGCAGGAAGGCGGCGATCGCCTTAGTCCCATTCTGCGTCAACGTCTGGCGCTAGGCCTCGGACGGCTACAGGAAGCGATCGCCTTGGATCCGTTAGTGCAGTTACTGACCGACACCCATGCGGGGGTGCAACTCCACGCGATCGCGGCCCTGAAGCTATTGCCGGGGTCAACGGCCTATGATCATCTGCAGGATCTGGCCCAGGAGGCTGATCTAGATCCCGATCTGGCCCAGGGGGTGGCGATCGCTCTGCGGGAATGGCATCGTTGA
- a CDS encoding pentapeptide repeat-containing protein: MYINRCIRKRDQRFENLRIIRLAFAALGGTTFNGADLSGASFSHAYLQRTNFADSRHKPTILTHVRWHQSHDLDRARLGSSILQDPRVCTLLTTLNGIDHDLSHADLHGANLASAQLHRIRLNNAMLNGATLEGAELHGAILTEAQCIATNFTAAHLTGACLEAWNIDETTILKDVDCQHIFLKEKPDDRGDRERRPHNLDKDFQPGDFEKFFKETLDTVQILIRNGIDPAAFRTAFKKVTAENPDVSRDSIQGFERQGQDILLTLQVPSGTDKAKIERTWDEGYQLGLKEGYHSGLLEGQTQRANDLKEVMLSFTQNPLSIHNMNNPINTGDGSFYAGGDVNLTGSTLNLGDISGQVSNQINQLPDAAPTPNQPSLKTLLLQLKAAIETDTELSDDEKAEALEEVAKLVKAGSNPKESTMQRLAKRATATLKAIAEPLTEASKLATACTSLLPMILALF; the protein is encoded by the coding sequence ATCTACATTAACCGATGTATCCGGAAGCGAGACCAGAGATTTGAGAATCTTCGTATCATTAGATTAGCGTTTGCCGCACTGGGGGGAACCACATTTAATGGTGCTGATTTGAGCGGGGCTTCGTTTTCCCATGCTTATCTTCAACGTACCAATTTTGCAGATTCCCGCCATAAACCTACAATCCTAACCCACGTACGCTGGCACCAGTCTCACGATCTCGATCGCGCTCGGCTGGGCTCCAGCATCCTCCAAGATCCTCGCGTTTGCACTCTGCTTACTACCCTCAACGGTATTGATCATGATCTGTCCCATGCCGATCTACATGGTGCAAACTTAGCCAGCGCCCAACTCCACCGCATTAGGTTAAACAATGCCATGCTCAACGGCGCAACCCTGGAAGGTGCAGAACTTCACGGAGCTATCCTCACCGAAGCCCAGTGTATTGCCACTAACTTCACCGCCGCCCACCTCACCGGCGCTTGTCTAGAAGCTTGGAATATTGATGAAACAACTATCCTAAAAGACGTTGACTGTCAACATATCTTTCTTAAAGAGAAGCCGGATGATCGGGGTGACAGAGAACGACGTCCCCACAATCTAGATAAGGACTTTCAGCCTGGCGATTTCGAGAAATTCTTCAAAGAGACCCTAGATACCGTTCAAATTCTAATCCGTAATGGAATTGATCCCGCAGCGTTCAGAACTGCTTTTAAGAAGGTGACGGCTGAAAATCCTGACGTAAGTCGTGATTCAATTCAAGGGTTTGAACGGCAAGGACAGGATATTCTACTCACGTTGCAAGTGCCGTCAGGAACAGATAAAGCCAAGATTGAGCGAACGTGGGACGAAGGATATCAACTTGGACTAAAGGAGGGATATCACAGTGGCTTGTTGGAAGGACAAACCCAGCGCGCCAATGATCTAAAGGAAGTCATGCTAAGTTTTACCCAAAACCCATTATCCATTCATAATATGAACAATCCAATCAATACCGGCGACGGCAGTTTCTACGCAGGTGGCGACGTCAACCTCACCGGCAGCACCCTCAACCTCGGGGACATTAGTGGACAGGTCAGCAATCAGATCAATCAACTGCCCGATGCTGCTCCCACGCCCAATCAACCGAGCCTCAAGACCCTGTTGCTGCAGCTCAAAGCCGCCATCGAAACCGATACTGAACTCAGCGACGATGAAAAAGCCGAAGCTCTAGAAGAGGTCGCCAAACTAGTCAAAGCTGGCAGCAATCCCAAAGAAAGCACCATGCAGCGCCTTGCAAAACGGGCCACCGCCACGCTGAAGGCGATCGCCGAACCCCTGACCGAAGCCTCCAAACTCGCCACCGCTTGCACAAGCCTCTTACCCATGATCCTGGCCTTGTTTTAA